In Methylotenera sp. L2L1, the following proteins share a genomic window:
- a CDS encoding phage holin family protein: MKLLLVWILNALALLAVAYLLPNIHVASFLTALLAAFVIGLVNVLIRPLLVILTLPITVLTLGLFILVINGVLFYLVGQWLQGFHVDTLGAGILGAVLYSVLSWLLTAILIDDK; this comes from the coding sequence ATGAAGCTGTTATTGGTTTGGATATTAAATGCATTAGCCTTATTAGCTGTCGCATATTTGTTGCCCAATATTCATGTGGCAAGTTTTTTGACTGCCTTGCTGGCGGCCTTCGTGATAGGGTTAGTCAATGTTCTGATTAGACCATTGCTCGTCATATTAACCTTGCCGATTACTGTCCTAACATTAGGGCTATTTATTTTAGTGATCAATGGGGTCTTGTTCTATCTTGTAGGACAATGGCTGCAAGGTTTTCATGTTGATACCTTAGGGGCAGGCATCTTAGGCGCTGTACTTTATAGTGTGCTGTCATGGCTACTGACTGCAATATTGATTGATGATAAATAA
- the ahcY gene encoding adenosylhomocysteinase: MNTVTEFKDYVIADINLATFGRKEIAIAETEMPGLMAIREEFAKAQPLKGARITGSLHMTIQTAVLIETLKDLGADVRWASCNIYSTQDHAAAAIAAGGTPVFAIKGETLTEYWDYTHRIFEWTDGGYSNMILDDGGDATLLLHLGTRAEKDLSVIANPTSEEETCLFAAIKDKLATDPTWYSTRLAQIKGVTEETTTGVHRLYQMHKEGKLAFPAINVNDSVTKSKFDNLYGCRESLVDAIKRATDVMIAGKIAIVAGYGDVGKGSAQALRALSAQVWVTEIDPICALQAAMEGYRVVTMDYAAEHGDIFVTATGNYHVITHDHMAKMKDQAIVCNIGHFDNEIDVASLEKYEWDEIKPQVDHVIFPDGKKIILLAQGRLVNLGCGTGHPSYVMSSSFANQTIAQIELFTQTSKYPVGVYTLPKHLDEKVAVLQLKKLNAQLSTLTDEQAAYIGVQKQGPFKPDTYRY; this comes from the coding sequence ATGAATACTGTGACTGAATTTAAAGATTACGTAATTGCCGATATTAATTTAGCGACTTTTGGTCGCAAAGAAATTGCGATTGCTGAAACAGAAATGCCAGGTTTGATGGCGATTCGTGAAGAGTTTGCTAAAGCACAACCACTTAAAGGTGCTCGTATTACGGGTAGCTTACACATGACGATTCAAACAGCGGTGCTGATTGAAACCTTAAAAGACCTAGGTGCGGATGTACGTTGGGCATCTTGTAATATTTACTCTACTCAAGATCACGCCGCAGCAGCGATTGCTGCAGGTGGCACACCAGTGTTTGCAATTAAAGGTGAAACGCTGACTGAGTATTGGGATTACACGCATCGTATTTTTGAGTGGACTGACGGCGGTTACAGCAACATGATTCTGGATGACGGCGGCGATGCAACGTTGCTGTTACATCTTGGTACGCGCGCAGAAAAAGATTTATCAGTGATTGCAAACCCTACGTCAGAAGAAGAAACGTGTTTGTTTGCTGCGATTAAAGATAAGCTGGCGACAGACCCAACATGGTACTCAACACGTTTAGCACAAATTAAAGGTGTGACTGAAGAAACAACTACTGGTGTACATCGTTTGTATCAAATGCATAAAGAGGGTAAGTTGGCTTTCCCTGCCATTAACGTGAACGACTCTGTGACTAAATCAAAATTTGATAACTTATATGGCTGTCGTGAGTCTTTGGTAGACGCAATCAAACGCGCTACGGATGTGATGATCGCTGGTAAGATTGCAATCGTTGCTGGTTATGGCGATGTGGGTAAGGGCTCTGCACAAGCATTGCGTGCGTTATCAGCCCAAGTTTGGGTAACTGAAATTGACCCAATTTGTGCATTGCAAGCAGCGATGGAAGGTTACCGCGTGGTAACGATGGATTACGCAGCAGAGCATGGCGACATTTTCGTGACGGCGACTGGTAACTATCATGTGATTACACATGACCACATGGCGAAAATGAAAGATCAAGCAATTGTTTGTAACATTGGTCACTTTGATAATGAAATTGATGTTGCTTCACTTGAAAAATACGAGTGGGATGAAATTAAGCCACAAGTTGACCATGTGATTTTCCCGGATGGTAAAAAGATCATTCTGTTGGCACAAGGCCGTTTGGTTAACTTGGGTTGTGGTACAGGTCACCCAAGCTATGTGATGAGCTCTTCATTTGCCAATCAAACGATTGCACAAATCGAGTTGTTTACGCAAACAAGTAAATACCCAGTAGGCGTATATACTTTACCTAAACATCTAGATGAAAAAGTAGCTGTATTACAATTGAAAAAGCTGAATGCACAATTGTCGACACTCACCGATGAGCAAGCGGCTTATATCGGTGTGCAAAAACAAGGTCCATTTAAGCCCGACACTTATCGTTATTAA
- a CDS encoding HD-GYP domain-containing protein, with translation MLKIVSTKQVRLGMFIHELKGPWIDHPFWKRAFKLEDFADLKKLQTSVVKEVVIDTSKGLDVIQIEDDVQDVDPVVALPADDKLPKVKQVTSAEERSKAKQVISASKKAVTSMFNDARMGKAIKAEAAMQFVNDIADSIARNQGALISLARLKTKDDYTYMHSVAVCALMVALAKELGMSEQEVKQAGLAGLLHDIGKAAIPMDVLNKPGALTEDEFALVKLHPERGHELLMQAHITDSVALDVCLHHHEKVDGMGYPHRLQGDAISLFAKMGAVCDVYDAVTSNRPYKDGWEPGVSLQRMSQWAGHFDDVVFKAFVKSVGIYPIGSMVKLKSGRLAVVVDQSPKSLLKPIVKVFFSTKSNTRLMVETLDLSRGGVNDEIVGHEDPVLWGVHDVDKLWAE, from the coding sequence ATGTTAAAAATCGTTTCTACAAAACAAGTGCGTTTGGGTATGTTTATTCATGAGCTTAAAGGGCCGTGGATAGACCATCCTTTTTGGAAAAGGGCATTTAAGTTAGAAGATTTCGCAGATTTGAAGAAGTTGCAAACTAGCGTTGTTAAAGAGGTTGTTATTGACACCTCTAAAGGTTTGGATGTCATTCAGATTGAAGATGATGTTCAGGATGTGGATCCTGTTGTTGCGTTGCCAGCGGATGATAAGCTACCTAAAGTTAAGCAAGTTACTTCAGCAGAAGAACGCAGTAAGGCCAAACAAGTCATTTCTGCTTCAAAAAAAGCCGTTACCTCCATGTTTAATGATGCTCGTATGGGTAAAGCAATTAAAGCTGAAGCCGCGATGCAGTTTGTCAATGATATTGCAGATTCGATAGCACGTAATCAAGGAGCACTCATCAGTCTAGCTAGGCTCAAGACAAAAGATGACTATACCTATATGCATTCAGTGGCCGTCTGTGCGCTGATGGTGGCGCTGGCTAAAGAATTGGGCATGTCGGAGCAGGAGGTTAAGCAAGCTGGATTGGCTGGCCTGCTACACGACATTGGTAAAGCGGCCATTCCTATGGATGTCCTGAATAAGCCAGGTGCGCTGACCGAGGATGAGTTTGCTTTAGTCAAGTTGCATCCTGAACGTGGGCATGAGTTATTAATGCAGGCACATATTACCGACTCTGTGGCATTGGATGTGTGTTTGCATCACCATGAAAAAGTGGATGGCATGGGCTATCCGCATCGCTTGCAAGGGGATGCGATTAGCTTGTTTGCGAAAATGGGTGCAGTATGTGACGTCTATGACGCGGTCACCTCCAATCGGCCTTATAAAGATGGCTGGGAGCCCGGTGTCTCGTTGCAGCGCATGTCGCAGTGGGCGGGACATTTTGATGACGTTGTGTTTAAAGCATTCGTTAAAAGCGTCGGTATTTATCCTATCGGGTCTATGGTCAAATTAAAGTCAGGGCGCTTGGCGGTGGTGGTTGATCAAAGTCCAAAGTCTTTATTAAAACCTATCGTCAAAGTGTTTTTTTCCACAAAATCTAACACAAGGCTCATGGTCGAAACTCTAGATTTATCTAGAGGCGGCGTAAACGACGAAATTGTTGGACATGAAGACCCTGTGCTTTGGGGTGTGCATGATGTCGATAAGTTGTGGGCAGAGTAA
- the metF gene encoding methylenetetrahydrofolate reductase [NAD(P)H]: MKPTAKKFDLSFEFFPPKTTEGMDKLREARAKLAKFNPEFFSVTFGAGGSTRDRTMDTVLEIQREGFQSAPHISCISSSKSEIRDLLLAYQAQGIKRLVALRGDIPSGEVSAGDFKYASELVAFIREETGDHFSIEVAAYPEFHPEARTPAADLLNLKRKVDAGANSAITQYFYNADAYFRFVDQCDALGINVPIVPGIMPIYNITQLARFSSVCGAEIPRWLKMRLEEYGDDMVSLRAFGVDVVSELCETLLAWGVPSLHFYTLNQSNIISNIIENVQD, translated from the coding sequence ATGAAACCGACTGCTAAAAAGTTCGACCTTAGTTTTGAGTTTTTTCCACCTAAAACAACAGAGGGTATGGATAAACTGCGTGAAGCACGTGCCAAGTTAGCGAAATTTAATCCAGAATTTTTTTCCGTCACCTTTGGTGCTGGTGGTTCTACGCGAGATAGAACTATGGATACAGTGCTAGAAATTCAGCGTGAAGGATTTCAGTCCGCACCGCATATTTCCTGCATATCATCTAGCAAGTCAGAAATTCGTGATTTGTTGCTAGCTTATCAGGCACAAGGCATTAAGCGCTTAGTTGCTTTAAGGGGCGATATCCCATCGGGTGAAGTAAGTGCTGGTGATTTTAAATACGCTTCGGAGTTGGTCGCATTTATTCGCGAAGAAACTGGCGATCACTTTAGTATTGAAGTGGCGGCGTACCCAGAGTTTCATCCTGAGGCGCGTACACCAGCGGCTGACTTGTTAAATTTGAAGCGAAAAGTGGATGCGGGTGCTAACTCAGCGATTACGCAGTATTTCTATAATGCGGATGCTTATTTCCGCTTTGTTGATCAATGTGACGCATTAGGCATCAATGTACCTATCGTGCCTGGCATTATGCCGATATATAACATCACGCAGTTAGCGCGCTTCTCTAGTGTTTGCGGTGCTGAAATCCCACGTTGGCTAAAAATGCGCTTGGAAGAGTATGGAGATGATATGGTATCGTTGCGTGCTTTTGGTGTTGATGTGGTCAGTGAATTGTGTGAAACCTTGTTAGCTTGGGGAGTGCCGAGTTTGCATTTCTATACATTGAACCAATCAAATATCATTAGTAATATCATTGAGAATGTTCAAGACTAG
- the htpX gene encoding zinc metalloprotease HtpX, whose protein sequence is MLGNWLKTAVLMAAIVALFGMVGAAIGGAGGMMIALLLAGAMNIYAYWFSDKAVLKMYGAQEVTADNLQFRHYYQMVRQLAENAQLPMPKVYVINESQPNAFATGRNPENAAVAATAGIMQILSERELRGVMAHELAHVKNRDTLISTISATVAGAIASIAQFGMLLGGGRDNSGERSVNPVVGILVMLLAPLAASLIQMAISRAREFEADKAGAEISGDPKALASALEKIHHYAHQVTNQTAEAHPETAQMMIINPLSGISFDRLFSTHPRTEERVARLMAMTSRY, encoded by the coding sequence ATGCTAGGAAATTGGTTAAAAACAGCGGTCTTAATGGCAGCTATTGTTGCCTTGTTCGGTATGGTTGGTGCGGCCATAGGCGGCGCTGGCGGTATGATGATTGCGTTGTTACTTGCCGGCGCGATGAATATCTATGCGTACTGGTTCTCAGATAAAGCCGTGCTGAAGATGTATGGTGCGCAGGAGGTGACTGCGGATAATCTGCAGTTTCGTCATTATTATCAAATGGTGCGGCAGTTAGCAGAAAATGCACAGCTGCCGATGCCTAAAGTCTATGTGATTAATGAGTCGCAGCCCAATGCTTTTGCTACTGGACGTAACCCAGAAAATGCTGCTGTGGCGGCGACGGCCGGTATTATGCAGATTTTGAGCGAAAGAGAGTTGCGTGGTGTGATGGCGCATGAGCTTGCGCATGTGAAGAACCGAGATACTTTAATTTCAACAATCTCAGCAACTGTAGCTGGTGCAATTGCTTCTATTGCCCAGTTTGGCATGCTATTAGGCGGAGGCCGCGATAACAGTGGAGAGCGTAGTGTGAATCCAGTGGTTGGAATATTGGTAATGCTACTAGCACCACTGGCTGCATCGTTGATTCAGATGGCTATTTCGCGCGCACGTGAGTTTGAGGCAGATAAAGCCGGTGCAGAGATTAGTGGTGACCCAAAAGCGTTGGCAAGTGCATTGGAGAAAATTCACCATTATGCACATCAGGTGACAAACCAAACGGCAGAGGCTCACCCTGAAACTGCGCAGATGATGATTATTAATCCATTGTCGGGTATATCGTTTGATCGTCTATTTAGTACGCACCCCAGAACTGAAGAGCGTGTGGCAAGGCTGATGGCAATGACAAGCCGTTACTAA
- the metK gene encoding methionine adenosyltransferase, which produces MNEYLFTSESVSEGHPDKVADQISDAIVDAILAQDNHSRIAAETLCNTGLVVLAGEITTNANVDYIQVARDTIKRIGYDNTEYGIDYKGCAVLVAYDKQSPDIAQGVNKAYDDSLDQGAGDQGLMFGYAVDETPQLMPLPIWLSHRIMERQAQLRKDGRLPWLRPDAKSQVTVQYVDGKPYKIDTVLVSTQHAPEMSLESIREAVIEDIIKPMLPQELIKGEIKFLVNPTGRFVVGGPQGDCGLTGRKIIVDTYGGAAPHGGGAFSGKDPSKVDRSAAYAGRYVAKNIVAAGLASRCLVQVSYAIGVAKPTSVMVETYGTGKVSNEVLTQLVLDHFDLRPKGIVKMLDLLRPIYTKTAAYGHFGRDEPEFTWEATDKAAALRAAAGF; this is translated from the coding sequence ATGAACGAATATCTTTTTACTTCAGAATCAGTATCTGAAGGCCATCCTGACAAAGTAGCAGACCAGATTTCCGATGCGATAGTCGATGCTATTTTAGCCCAAGACAACCACTCCCGTATTGCAGCAGAAACTTTATGCAATACTGGCCTAGTAGTGTTAGCCGGTGAAATCACCACCAATGCGAATGTTGATTACATTCAAGTAGCACGCGATACGATTAAACGTATTGGCTACGACAACACAGAGTACGGCATTGATTACAAAGGTTGTGCAGTATTAGTCGCGTATGACAAGCAAAGCCCAGATATTGCTCAAGGCGTGAATAAAGCCTACGACGACAGTCTAGATCAAGGTGCTGGTGACCAAGGTTTGATGTTTGGCTATGCGGTTGATGAAACGCCGCAATTGATGCCACTACCAATCTGGTTGTCACATCGCATTATGGAGCGCCAAGCACAATTGCGTAAAGATGGTCGTTTGCCATGGTTGCGTCCTGATGCTAAATCACAAGTAACTGTGCAATATGTAGATGGTAAGCCATACAAAATCGACACGGTATTAGTATCGACTCAGCATGCGCCAGAAATGTCACTGGAGTCTATCCGTGAAGCGGTGATTGAAGACATCATTAAGCCTATGCTGCCTCAAGAGCTCATCAAAGGCGAGATTAAGTTCTTAGTCAACCCAACAGGTCGCTTTGTTGTGGGTGGCCCGCAAGGCGATTGCGGTTTAACCGGTCGTAAAATCATTGTAGACACCTATGGTGGTGCTGCCCCTCACGGCGGCGGTGCATTCTCAGGTAAAGACCCTTCTAAAGTAGACCGTAGCGCTGCCTATGCAGGTCGCTATGTTGCTAAGAACATCGTTGCTGCCGGTTTGGCGTCACGTTGTCTAGTGCAAGTAAGTTATGCCATTGGTGTGGCGAAGCCAACCAGTGTTATGGTGGAGACTTATGGTACTGGTAAGGTATCCAACGAAGTGTTGACTCAGTTGGTGCTGGACCATTTTGACTTGCGTCCCAAAGGCATTGTGAAGATGCTTGATTTGTTGCGTCCGATCTACACGAAGACAGCCGCTTATGGCCATTTTGGCCGTGATGAGCCTGAGTTTACGTGGGAAGCGACAGACAAAGCCGCTGCATTGCGAGCTGCTGCTGGATTTTAA
- the fmt gene encoding methionyl-tRNA formyltransferase → MKIIFAGTPEFAVPALAALIAAGHEIVMVLTQPDRPAGRGMKLKASPVKVLAEQHQLFVFQPQTLKDEAVQARIAQTNADVMIVAAYGLIIPTVVLRMPKHGCYNIHASLLPRWRGAAPIHRSILAGDAETGVTIMEVVPALDAGAMVSKGVVPITETDTTQGLHDALAAIGASLMVDAMHVLTQTGHLASTPQDEALVTYAHKLEKAESAIDWRKSAVEISRQVRAFNPFPVAQSVLRGEVCRIWMATTAPEVISAERLLNAIPGEVLDVHDGVLVACGEGVLRIAELQAPGGKRLSAQVFIQGHALKAGDRFTSALD, encoded by the coding sequence TTGAAAATTATTTTTGCGGGGACTCCCGAATTTGCAGTGCCTGCTTTGGCCGCACTGATTGCGGCTGGGCATGAGATTGTCATGGTGTTAACACAGCCAGACCGTCCAGCGGGTCGTGGTATGAAGCTAAAAGCGAGCCCCGTTAAGGTGCTGGCAGAGCAGCATCAATTATTTGTGTTTCAGCCGCAAACATTAAAGGATGAAGCTGTTCAAGCGAGAATTGCGCAAACGAATGCGGATGTGATGATTGTTGCTGCGTATGGGTTAATTATCCCAACGGTTGTGTTGCGTATGCCAAAACATGGCTGTTATAACATTCATGCTTCATTGCTGCCGCGCTGGCGTGGCGCTGCACCTATACATCGTTCGATATTGGCTGGCGATGCCGAAACTGGCGTGACAATCATGGAGGTTGTGCCTGCGTTAGACGCTGGGGCCATGGTGAGCAAAGGGGTTGTGCCGATTACTGAAACGGATACTACGCAGGGCCTGCATGATGCATTGGCAGCTATTGGAGCGAGTTTGATGGTAGATGCGATGCATGTATTAACCCAAACCGGGCATTTAGCCAGTACGCCGCAAGATGAAGCTTTAGTGACCTATGCACATAAGTTAGAGAAAGCGGAATCTGCGATTGACTGGCGAAAAAGTGCGGTTGAGATATCAAGGCAAGTGCGTGCGTTTAATCCATTTCCGGTGGCACAGAGTGTTTTGCGCGGTGAGGTTTGTCGTATCTGGATGGCGACCACAGCCCCTGAAGTGATTAGTGCCGAGCGCTTGCTTAATGCGATCCCTGGTGAGGTGCTAGATGTGCATGATGGGGTTTTAGTCGCATGCGGCGAAGGTGTGCTACGCATTGCTGAGCTTCAGGCCCCTGGCGGTAAGCGTTTAAGTGCTCAAGTGTTTATACAAGGGCATGCATTAAAAGCGGGCGACCGATTTACAAGTGCCCTCGATTGA
- a CDS encoding LysM peptidoglycan-binding domain-containing protein — MFRNIITLLMFCCLSFNLNAQVIALKEGHPDRHVVVKGDTLWWISARFLKDPWLWPKVWQLNRSQIKNPHLIYPGDVIVLDLSSGQPQLKLLRQTITLEPGVVVEPLDQAAISTIPLNVITPFLSQPLIIEKDQLAESPRIIAGPDNRVVLSTGTRIYINEIEEDSDLNWFIYRPGDSLIDPDSKEVLGVEATYLGDLRVKKFGKPATAEVVKAKEEIFVKDRLVPSGDEVITNFTPRAPETQINGRLLKIYGGLAEAGPESIVSINRGSQDGVEVGHVLAISRYGRIIKDPEPTKADKEKVSKAEANAKPKLKELNFDVSSGEDGKAIVNFEKEKKESTAITLEPGYIKLPDERVGLMMVFRVFDRISYGLVMQANEPINTLDSIHNP, encoded by the coding sequence ATGTTTCGCAATATTATAACGCTGCTCATGTTTTGTTGCTTAAGCTTCAATCTAAATGCACAGGTAATTGCACTAAAAGAAGGCCATCCGGACCGCCACGTTGTTGTCAAAGGTGACACCTTATGGTGGATATCAGCCCGCTTTCTTAAAGACCCATGGTTGTGGCCAAAAGTTTGGCAATTAAACCGTAGCCAAATTAAAAACCCCCATTTAATTTACCCTGGCGATGTCATCGTACTAGATTTAAGTAGCGGGCAACCGCAACTCAAACTTTTACGCCAAACCATCACATTAGAGCCTGGTGTTGTTGTTGAGCCACTTGATCAAGCGGCTATTTCAACCATACCGCTCAACGTCATCACACCGTTTTTAAGCCAACCTCTGATTATAGAAAAAGACCAACTGGCCGAGTCGCCAAGAATCATTGCCGGACCGGACAATCGTGTCGTGTTAAGCACAGGCACACGCATCTATATTAATGAGATTGAAGAGGACTCTGACCTCAATTGGTTCATTTATCGCCCAGGAGACTCATTAATCGACCCGGACAGTAAAGAAGTGTTGGGTGTTGAAGCCACTTACTTAGGCGACCTCAGAGTTAAAAAGTTTGGTAAGCCTGCCACAGCAGAGGTAGTGAAAGCTAAAGAAGAAATTTTCGTAAAAGACAGACTGGTACCAAGTGGTGACGAAGTGATTACCAACTTTACCCCTCGTGCGCCAGAGACACAGATTAATGGCCGTTTGCTTAAAATTTATGGCGGCCTAGCTGAGGCTGGTCCAGAAAGTATCGTTTCCATTAACCGTGGTTCACAAGATGGTGTCGAGGTTGGACATGTGTTGGCAATCAGCCGCTACGGTCGAATCATCAAAGACCCTGAGCCAACAAAAGCAGATAAAGAAAAAGTATCGAAAGCCGAAGCAAATGCCAAGCCAAAACTAAAAGAGCTTAATTTTGATGTCTCCAGCGGAGAAGATGGCAAAGCTATTGTCAACTTTGAAAAAGAGAAAAAAGAAAGCACAGCAATAACGCTCGAACCAGGCTACATTAAACTGCCAGATGAGCGCGTAGGCTTAATGATGGTTTTCCGCGTGTTTGACCGAATCTCTTACGGATTAGTCATGCAAGCAAATGAGCCGATTAACACACTAGATTCTATACATAACCCATAG
- a CDS encoding DUF494 domain-containing protein: MFEALVYMFENYIDTQFRPDNNTLTRELFAAGFDEEDINGACDWFNQLESMTGKPELFQMADAANSRVFTEIELKKISGESIGFILFLVQAKILNTSQRELVLELAMNLPQATIGIEEMRWIVLMTTWGASKSGPDKTKEYLFIEDVLLSEQKPTLH, from the coding sequence ATGTTTGAAGCCTTGGTTTACATGTTCGAAAACTACATTGATACGCAATTTAGACCTGACAACAACACTTTAACAAGAGAGTTGTTTGCTGCAGGTTTTGACGAAGAAGACATTAATGGCGCTTGCGATTGGTTCAATCAGCTAGAATCCATGACCGGCAAGCCTGAGCTATTTCAAATGGCAGATGCAGCCAATAGCCGGGTGTTCACGGAAATAGAACTTAAGAAAATTTCAGGTGAAAGTATCGGCTTTATTTTATTTCTAGTACAAGCCAAGATACTGAATACATCACAACGAGAACTAGTATTAGAGCTCGCAATGAATCTACCGCAAGCCACGATTGGCATCGAAGAAATGCGCTGGATTGTACTGATGACGACATGGGGCGCTAGCAAATCTGGCCCAGATAAAACAAAAGAATATTTGTTTATTGAAGATGTGTTGCTCAGCGAGCAAAAACCGACATTACATTAA
- the dprA gene encoding DNA-processing protein DprA encodes MTINREEIAEKSLWVSLGSISGVGSQTYCNLLKAFGSPANVYAASLSQLKEVVSANIASLINKGFDQERFDDLAQWLSSPNNHLVTLADIEYPQSLLEISDPPPYLYAKGNLALLNQPSIAIVGSRNASVQGEKNAEAFAYDLCHHGLCIVSGLALGIDGAAHRGALKANGATIAVVGTGLDIVYPAKHRELAHEIVEHGLIVSEFALGTPSKPQNFPKRNRIISGLSLGCLVVEANIQSGSQITARMAAEQGREIFAMPGSIHSPMSKGCHQLIKQGAKLVDCLQDITEELKIHTQINTSLSATPADHTPEHQKTDNASTNSSERLLLDTMGFDPAPLERLVTLTGLTVAEVSSMLMLLELEGKVTSLSGGQYQKIM; translated from the coding sequence ATGACGATTAATCGCGAAGAGATTGCGGAAAAATCGCTATGGGTGAGTCTGGGCAGCATTTCTGGTGTAGGCTCCCAGACCTACTGTAACTTGCTCAAAGCTTTTGGCAGCCCAGCTAACGTCTATGCTGCAAGCCTTTCACAACTAAAAGAAGTTGTTTCTGCAAACATTGCCAGCCTGATTAATAAGGGCTTTGACCAAGAGCGTTTCGACGATCTTGCACAATGGCTATCATCTCCTAACAATCATCTCGTCACACTGGCGGACATTGAGTATCCGCAATCCTTACTGGAAATCAGTGATCCGCCGCCCTATTTATACGCAAAAGGAAATTTAGCGCTACTGAATCAACCCAGTATCGCCATCGTTGGTAGCCGCAATGCATCCGTACAAGGTGAAAAGAACGCAGAAGCATTTGCGTATGACTTATGCCACCATGGCCTTTGTATTGTCAGTGGACTTGCATTAGGCATTGACGGTGCCGCACACCGAGGGGCACTTAAAGCAAATGGTGCAACAATCGCGGTAGTAGGGACTGGGCTAGATATCGTATATCCAGCAAAACATCGAGAACTCGCACACGAAATTGTTGAACACGGCTTGATTGTGTCTGAATTTGCATTAGGCACGCCATCTAAACCGCAGAATTTTCCAAAAAGAAACCGCATTATTAGCGGTCTAAGCCTAGGCTGCTTGGTAGTAGAGGCGAACATTCAAAGCGGCTCTCAAATCACCGCACGCATGGCAGCAGAGCAAGGCAGAGAAATTTTTGCAATGCCAGGCTCGATTCATTCCCCTATGTCTAAAGGCTGCCATCAGCTGATTAAACAGGGTGCAAAGCTAGTGGATTGCTTACAAGACATTACTGAAGAGTTGAAAATCCACACTCAGATCAACACCTCTTTATCAGCCACACCAGCAGACCACACGCCTGAACACCAGAAAACTGATAACGCCTCTACAAACTCATCAGAACGATTATTACTCGATACTATGGGCTTTGACCCAGCGCCTTTAGAGCGCCTAGTTACGTTAACAGGCTTGACGGTAGCCGAAGTTTCATCCATGCTAATGTTACTAGAGCTTGAAGGGAAAGTGACCAGTCTATCAGGAGGACAATATCAAAAAATTATGTAG
- the def gene encoding peptide deformylase: protein MAILDILNYPDPRLHTVAKPVKEVNATVRRLIDDMAETMYAAPGIGLAATQVNQHIQLLLVDTSETKDQLQVFINPKILERDGEQVYEEGCLSVPGIYESVTRAEKILVEALDKDGKKFTLEAHGLLSVCIQHEMDHLLGKVFVEYLSPLKRNRIKNKMLKQHRGK from the coding sequence ATGGCAATTTTAGATATCCTGAATTATCCTGACCCTCGATTGCATACGGTGGCTAAGCCAGTGAAAGAGGTAAATGCGACTGTGCGCCGACTAATCGATGATATGGCTGAAACGATGTATGCCGCGCCTGGTATCGGGTTGGCTGCAACGCAGGTTAATCAGCATATTCAGTTGCTGCTAGTGGATACTAGTGAAACCAAAGACCAGCTACAAGTGTTTATTAATCCCAAAATACTGGAGCGTGATGGTGAGCAAGTATATGAAGAGGGGTGTTTGTCGGTGCCTGGCATCTATGAGAGTGTCACGCGTGCAGAAAAAATCTTAGTTGAAGCTTTGGATAAAGATGGCAAGAAATTTACTTTAGAAGCGCATGGTTTGTTAAGTGTGTGTATTCAACATGAGATGGACCATCTGCTTGGTAAGGTGTTTGTGGAGTACTTATCCCCACTTAAGCGCAACAGAATTAAAAATAAAATGCTCAAGCAACATCGCGGCAAATAG